ATGtaacaaaatgaatgaaaaatcagtcctggcacagtgaatgaaacggCACGGTCTTCGTCTTCCTGGCTTTGCGTGAAAAGCTGCATGACGCACGGCGTAGGGGAAAGAGGGAGGCCTCCTTTAATCTTCTGCTCCCATATGTCAgtagaggagaggagaaaacagcagaCTTTTGCAGTgccagtgttttttgtttttttttttcttttggaacGTGCATAACATCCTGGTAAAAAAGTGTGTGAGTCTTGTTGTGCATAGAACGTCGCTATTGTTGAGTACTCTCCATCCATTTCAAAATGGGACGTAGCCCTATTTAAGGAGCGCTGTTGTAGGTTATCGTTTGTTTGATGATGAATAGGATGAAAGCTGGCCTGAATGAATGGTCTTGATTTGACAATATTGAGTGCACACTTCCAGGAAGGTGGTAAAGAGGTGAAATGTGTTTTGGATGCAGGAATGAGATCTTTGTGTGTAGTGGTGTGGCTCTTAAAAGAGCCGTTGTGTTTGTCGTGGCCGATGGTGAGTGTGTTTAAGCTCTCTCTCCACGGATTCTGCGGGCCAGCTGGATGTCTTTGGGCATGATGGTGACCCTCTTGGCGTGGATGGCGCACAGGTTGGTGTCCTCGAAGAGACCGACCAGGTAGGCCTCGCTGGCCTCCTGCAGAGCCATGACCGCCGAGCTCTGGAAGCGCAGGTCGGTCTTGAAGTCCTGAGCGATCTCTCGGACCAGGCGCTGGAAGGGCAGCTTGCGGATGAGCAGCTCGGTGGATTTCTGGTAGCGACGGATCTCTCTGAGAGCCACGGTACCGGGCCTGTAACGGTGGGGCTTCTTGACGCCGCCGGTAGCCGGGGCGCTCTTGCGGGCAGCCTTGGTGGCCAGCTGCTTCCTGGGGGCTTTGCCTCCGGTGGATTTACGAGCGGTCTGCTTGGTTCTTGCCATTGTCtgcctcttctttctctcagaGTAGGAGATGCTAATATGTTAAAGAGCGGAGAGGAGCTGCTCTTAAAGCGGAGGAGGAGAGGCCGTGACACGGTGACGCTGCCTCAGACCTCCGGACTCTGATTGGTGTCGGGCTGCTCCTGGAGCTCAGCCCCGCCTGGAGGAAACGCACGGACTCAAAGGTCCGCCGATGATTGGACACAAATCTGTTCAAACTTTCCGCCAAAAGTGCCAACGAGCCACCGGCCGTTACACCTAGGATCACATTCATTGTTCCTCCAGGAACAAGAAAAGAACATTCAGTAGGCTACGTGGAGGTTATCTGGCTTCTGTCCAGGGCTGACCATAATGGCTGATACATGTCTGATAAAAGTCACTCTCATCAaagtcctttttttgtttggttttgttttaattttatgctGCACCACAACATAACatctacagacacagaaaccaATTTTCTGTATTGAACCATTCGGAAAATAATGTCTGATGTCAGGATGcaactaataaataaataaataaatcaagttACAGCTTGAGTGAAAATATACTTCAATAATTGAATAGGATACAAAAATCagaggaaagtggcaaaatgggataaaagtggcaagcatgggttaagagtggcaacaaAGTGACAACAAGGGGTTaaagaaggttaaaaaaagCGGTAAATTAGTtttgaaaatggtgaaaatagtttggaaaatggaaaacaatggctaaaatgggataaaagtggttaaatgtgGCTAACATGGGTgtcaaaactgggttaaaactggcacaAAGAAACAGATGTTAACTTAAGTTGTATTATCATCACACCTTTTTCACTGTCAAATGATAACAGATGGTCAATGTGAGGATGACCAGTAGAAAATGTCTGAATATGTGAAGCATCATCTAAGCCTGATCATTTTTCTCTTCGTGAACTGTTCTGGTTGAGTTACAGATAATTAGAGACTTCCATTTTAACCTCCTTAGACTTGGCATGAGGAAATGTCTGTCGTATAACACAATTTCTAAAACAATAACTTTCTACTGAAGGTTTAGTTATtttcttgatattttaaaagaatTGGCAggaatttatgttttttatttgtttatttatttacttttttttatttatttagcacttTAATTGGCTTGGAAATCTTCAAGCATTTCCATGGAAGTTTGGGAAACGTATGTGTAGGGTTTTCGCTTGGGACTATGGGGTCATGGGGTCTTTAGAAATTCTCAACAATTTTCATGGAAACATTAGGccaaagtttcactgaaacactGGGCAAATATTTGAGgaattttttgtgatttttgttgttgttgttgttgaaaactttgataaaatgtttaagaatTGACAGAAATTTTAGGTCAATTCTTtgaattttgcttttttctatGGAATCGTCCTGGTTGTGGAccagtggaccagctctacaCTCTCAGTAGGGTCCTGGAGGGTCtatgggagtttgcccaaccagtctacatgtgttttgtggacctggagaaggcattcAACCGTGTCCCGCGGGGAGGGTGCTCTGGGAGTATAGGGTACTGGACCCCCTGAAAAGGACTGTTTGGTCCTTGTACAACCAGTGTCAGAGATTTGTCAGCATTGCCGGAAGTAAGTTGGACTCATTTCCGGTGTGTGTTGGACTCCACCAGGACTTCCTTTTGtcaccggttctgttcataactttcatggCCATTATTTCTAGGCGCAGCCAGGGCATTGAGGGCGTCCGGTTTCTTGGCCTTAggattaggtctctgctttttgtgaATGATGTAGTTCTGTTGGCTTTATCAGGCCGCTACCTGCAGCTCTCACTGGAACGGTTTGCAACTGAGTGTGAAgcagctgggatgagaatcagcacctccaaatctgaggccatggtcctcggtcagaaaagggtggaatgcccctctccaggttgggaatgagatcctgccccaactGGAGAAGTTCAGGTATcgcggggtcttgttcatgagtgagggaagaatggaacgggagattgacaggcagatcgGTGCGGTGTCGgcagtgatgtggtctctgcatcggtctgtcgtggtggagaaagagctgagtcgaaaggcgacACTCTCGATTTACCAGTtgatctacgttcctaccctcacctatggtcacaaactgtgggttgtgaccaaaagaacaagagatcacggatacaggcagctgaaatgagttccCTCcccagggtgtctgggctctcctttagggatagggtgagaagctcggccatccagGAGAGACTCAGaatagagccgctgctcctccgcgttgagaggagccagatgaggtggctggggcatctggtccagatgcctccgggacgcctccctggtgaggtgttctgggcaggtcactctgggaggaggccccggggaagacccaggacaggCTGGGAGAGACTATGTTGCTTGgttggcctgggaacgccttagGATCcaccaggaagagctggacgaagtggccggggagagggaagtctgggtttccttgcttaggctgctgccccgcGACCCCACCtcagataagcggaagaagatgaatggatggatggacatttCAAGAAAATTAGAACGTTTAATGGAAATTTGTGTATGTGTAAATAGAATCTGTAATTATTGTCTTTGGCTCACAAGTGGTGAAgtcaaaaagaaaatgacagaacTTGTGATTGTGACAGTAGGAGAGGGACACAGAATctaaatgtttgctgtttttcatgttttttttttgtttttgttttcacatgATAACATTCACACAAATATGAACGAGAATATGTTTAGAAATCAGTGCGTGAGGAATATGAAAGCATCTCTATATACATTTTGATATAGATGGACTCGCAGAGGTTCATTCTTCACTGAAGGGATGTTCGCAAACGAGTCTGTTAAAAAAGCCAACTCTTTGGGGATGGCAGTCCAGTCTAGTCCCTTTCCCCTTTTTGTTGCAGTGATAAACAACTCTGAATGAGGGGGTTGTCTTAACATAACAAATTTGGCCAAAGGCATGACCACTGCTTATTGGAGAGCCACAAAATCAATATGCAATAACGCTTGTGGTGCCTTGGGAACAATGTCAGTTAAACCATGCTTGGATACATGCATGACAACTGCTCCCTGAAAGGCAACAAAATCTATGTTCTCACACAACCTCAAGTAGAAGAGTTTTATTCCCTGCATTTATTGTTTGGGTTAATTCTAAGTCTACTGAgtcatttcacaaaaaaaatatgcacataTCACTCACTGCTCTACACGTTGCTACATTAAGCTGATTTCCTCAAGGCAAATTGGACCAAAAAAAAGAACCGTTAGGAACCAAAAGAGTCGATTCATATGAACAAAGCCAAACGAACTGGATCACTCTAAAGAGGCATAATTCCCATCACTCTTGCTTGAGGTGCTGCTATCTTTTCGTGGGCTCAGACTTCCTGCAGACCCCCTGAAAGGACCCCGGCCCCCATCCCCCTCTGCTACTCAGCCTCATGTGCTCCGATTTCAGCCAATGTTTTCCGAGTGACAGCGCCTCCTGATTTACATcaagactgaagaaaaacaGGGACTTGAGCAACTGGACCTCATTCGTCTTTTCGAACATCACCATGCCTGATACCGTGAAAGCGCCCAAGAAGGGCTCCAAGAAGGCCGTGTCTAAGGCCACCAAGAGCGgtaagaagagaaagaggagcaggaAGGAGAGCTACGCCATCTACGTCTACAAGGTCCTGAAGCAGGTCCACCCCGACACTGGGATTTCATCCAAGGCCATGGGCATCATGAACTCCTTCGTCAGTGACATCTTTGAGCGTATCGCTGGTGAGGCCTCCCGTCTGGCTCACTACAACAAGCGCTCCACCATCACCTCCAGGGAGATCCAGACCGCAGTCCGCCTGCTGCTTCCCGGAGAGCTGGCCAAGCACGCCGTGTCTGAGGGCACCAAGGCCGTCACTAAGTACACCAGCTCCAAGTAAACCTGCTGTTGGTCTGTCCAAAACACCCAAAGGTCCTTTTAAGGACCACCCACCCTTTACAAGAGTTGAATCCTTCTAGCTGTGTTAACTGCTGAACGatgaaaatgtatttctctTAGTGTAGATAGAGCTAAGGCTTTTTACttcagacagaaagaaaaacacttcaCCAAGATCAAGTAGAAAtcgttgttttattttacttctgAAATTTTGTGGGAATAATTGCGGATGTATAGCCTTAAacgctgcaaaaaaaaataataataaaaaaaatatatatatacatcatGCGCATTTTGagaagacaaacacaaagaaaatcaTATCCGGGAGGCTATAATTAAAAGATGAAGGGACTATTCCTAAATACTCCAATACTCCATTTCTcgttcagtgtgtttttttttttttttttttgttaatctaCTCATGTACTGATGATTGCCGGGTAAATGTGTGACTGTAGTTTTGAGTGGATCACGTGAAAGGATTATAGCGATATCTCTGATGATTGAATCTGAACAGACCTGCACGGCGAGCTAATCGACGTCATTCTGACACAAAAAGAATCTGCAAAGATCTCTAAATTGTCACTTCTCAGGTGTGCACGTGCTGCTTTACTGGCCTGCTTTCCGGAAATGTTGTGTTGGGGCTCTCCTCCACTCTTTAAATCATTTGCCTTTGAATCCAAGTCGAGCGGgtctttctctttgctgttttaaacaTGAGTGATTTCAGCACCACAGTAATGGACAGCGACTCAACGCTCCGTTAAATGTTGTCCTGTCTGCTTTCTCCTTAACCTCATACCTCTAACATAACCAGGTCTTCTAGCATAGAATCTCACCTGCATTAAACAGGATGGGTTACAACAGATAGGTGTGAGACTGTACCAGTTTGGAGCAACGTTTAAAGTGATTTCCATTGAATGTAGACCATATTCTAACTTAACTACATAGACAGAATTTAATTACCAGCAAAACACAGGAATGTGCCCTTAAGTTGAAGTGGGTGGCTCTTAAAAGAGCCGTTGGGTTGTACTGTAGTCAAGATGTGAGTTTAACCTCCGAATCCGTAGAGAGTGCGTCCCTGTCTCTTGAGAGCGTAGACCACATCCATGGCGGTGACAGTCTTCCTCTTGGCGTGCTCGGTGTAGGTGACGGCATCACGGATGACATTCTCCAGGAAAACCTTCAACACTCCGCGGGTCTCTTCGTAGATGAGTCCGGAGATACGCTTGACTCCACCACGGCGAGCCAGACGGCGGATAGCTGGCTTGGTGATTCCCTGGATGTTATCACGGAGAACTTTACGGTGACGCTTGGCGCCTCCTTTACCGAGTCCTTTTCCTCCCTTTCCTCTTCCAGACATTTTCACTGTTCAGATTTATTCAACGATGTAATTTCACCGTCC
The sequence above is a segment of the Cheilinus undulatus linkage group 9, ASM1832078v1, whole genome shotgun sequence genome. Coding sequences within it:
- the LOC121514831 gene encoding uncharacterized protein LOC121514831, producing the protein MSGRGKGGKGLGKGGAKRHRKVLRDNIQGITKPAIRRLARRGGVKRISGLIYEETRGVLKVFLENVIRDAVTYTEHAKRKTVTAMDVVYALKRQGRTLYGFGDQQQVYLELVYLVTALVPSDTACLASSPGSSRRTAVWISLEVMVERLLYVGVDLLQDLVDVDGVALLPAPLSLLTALGGLRHGLLGALLGRFHGTMNVILGVTAGGSLALLAESLNRFVSNHRRTFESVRFLQAGLSSRSSPTPIRVRSISYSERKKRQTMARTKQTARKSTGGKAPRKQLATKAARKSAPATGGVKKPHRYRPGTVALREIRRYQKSTELLIRKLPFQRLVREIAQDFKTDLRFQSSAVMALQEASEAYLVGLFEDTNLTVVIKMSGRGKGGKGLGKGGAKRHRKVLRDNIQGITKPAIRRLARRGGVKRISGLIYEETRGVLKVFLENVIRDAVTYTEHAKRKTVTAMDVVYALKRQGRTLYGFGG
- the LOC121514867 gene encoding histone H2B type 1-O-like, with the protein product MPDTVKAPKKGSKKAVSKATKSGKKRKRSRKESYAIYVYKVLKQVHPDTGISSKAMGIMNSFVSDIFERIAGEASRLAHYNKRSTITSREIQTAVRLLLPGELAKHAVSEGTKAVTKYTSSK